CGACCGCGTCCGCCCGTATGTCGTCCGTACTCCCCTCGTGCCTTTTCCGCTGAAAGACTTCTGGCTGAAACCGGAAAGCCTGCAGCCCACCGGCGCCTTCAAGTTGCGCGGGGCTTTCAACGCGCTGTTGTCGCTCACGCCGGAGGCACGGGCGCGTGGCGTCGTTGCACACTCGAGCGGCAACCACGCGCAAGCCGTCGCGTACGCTGCGCAGCAGCTCGGCCTCCCTGCAGTCGTCGTCATGCCCGAGAACGCGCCCCGCTTGAAGCTCGCCATGACCCGTGCGTTCGGTGCAGACGTCGTCATCGTCGGCCCAGCCAGCGAGGACCGAGCCCGTAAGGCAGAGGAGCTTGCGCGCGAACGTGGCCTCACCCCGATCCCCCCTATGACGACGCCCGCATCATCGCCGGCGCCGGCACCGTTGGCCTGGAGATTCTCCAAGACCTCCCAGATGTCGGCACCATTCTGGTGCCCGTGAGTGGGGGTGGATTGATTTCCGGCATCGCTGCGGCCATCAAGCTGTCCCGGCCCCAGACCCGCATCATTGGCGTGGAGCCTGAAGACGCCGCCGACGCGCACGAGAGCTTTAGAAGCGGGCAACGGGTAACCTACAGCGCCGAGCAGGTTGGGCGAACCCTGGCAGACGGGCTCCGCGTCCAGCACCTGGGCGACCTCAACTGGACCCATGTACAGGCGTACGTCGACGACATCATCACCGTATCCGAAGCGGAACTCCGCCAGGCTGCCCGAGAAGCCACCCTGCGAACCCGCCTGGTGACTGAACCGAGTGGTGCCGTCACCATCGCTGCGGCCCTGTACCGCCGCAAGCAGCTCGGCCAGACCGGCCCGCTGGTGGCGGTCCTGAGTGGCGGGAACCTTGACCCGGACCTGCTGGTCGAACTCCTTACCGAGAGGGACGCCACATGACGCACGCCCCCCTTGAGCTCGCGGTGCTGGACGACGTGACGATCCGCGCCCTTCTCACGTATCCGAACGTGATCGACCTGATTGAACGGGCCTTTGCTGCCGACGCGCGTGGTCAAGCGACGGTCCTTCCAGTCATCGGTCATAGCCTGAACGGCGGACGCTACAGCATCAAGTCCAGTCACCTGCGTCTCAGCGACGGTGAGGACGCGCTGGACGTATTTGGCCTGAAGATGGGTTCGTACTTTCCCGGCAATGCCGAGCAGGGATTGCCGACGCACAGCGCAGCGATGCTGCTCGGTGATCCTGATACGGGGCAGCCGTCGGCGCTGCTGGCCGCAAACGCCATTACTGAGTTCCGCACCGCCGCGGTGGGCGCGGTGGCCGCGCGACACCTCGCGCGGGATGACGCCTCCGTCGTCGCGTTGTTTGGGACAGGCGCTCAGGCACGCGCGCAGCTCAAAGCGCTGATGCACGTTCGGGCGGTGCGGGCGGTCCGGGTGTGGTCACGCTCGACTGAGCGGGCCGAGCGCTTCGCCGAGGAGCTCGGCCTCCTGGGGATCACGGCCCGCGCCGTCAAGGATGGACGCGCTGCGTGTGAAGGGGCGGATATCGTCGTGACGGTCACGCCGTCCGAGCGGGCGATCATAGAACGCGGCTGGATCGCGCCTGGCACCCACGTGAATGCAATGGGGTCGGACGCACCGGGCAAGCAGGAACTCGACCCGCTGCTCGTGGCGAACGCGAAGGTGGTTGTGGACAGACGTGCGCAGAGCGTCACCATTGGGGAGTTACAGGGGCCGCTGATGCTTGGCCTGATGCGGGTGGAGGACGTGCACGCGGAACTGGGCGAGATCTGCGCAGGTCTTGCCCTCGGACGATCCTCTCGCGAGGAGGTGACGGTGTTCGATTCGACGGGCGTATCGTTCCAGGACACCGTGCTCGCCGGACAGGTGTTGCGCCTTGCGCGCGACCGCTCGGTCTTGACGTCGTTCAAGCTGTAGAGAGCAGATGCTGCTGGACCCAATGAGACATCCTATCCACCTCTCCAGCGCCAAGTGGCTGAAGCGGCACCTCGCGCTCACGTAGATCGGCGGCACCGGCTCCTCTCAGGACGTCTCGCAGTCGGGCGGCGTCAC
The Deinococcus sp. KNUC1210 genome window above contains:
- a CDS encoding ornithine cyclodeaminase family protein, translated to MTHAPLELAVLDDVTIRALLTYPNVIDLIERAFAADARGQATVLPVIGHSLNGGRYSIKSSHLRLSDGEDALDVFGLKMGSYFPGNAEQGLPTHSAAMLLGDPDTGQPSALLAANAITEFRTAAVGAVAARHLARDDASVVALFGTGAQARAQLKALMHVRAVRAVRVWSRSTERAERFAEELGLLGITARAVKDGRAACEGADIVVTVTPSERAIIERGWIAPGTHVNAMGSDAPGKQELDPLLVANAKVVVDRRAQSVTIGELQGPLMLGLMRVEDVHAELGEICAGLALGRSSREEVTVFDSTGVSFQDTVLAGQVLRLARDRSVLTSFKL